One part of the Mariniblastus fucicola genome encodes these proteins:
- a CDS encoding response regulator transcription factor: MNDLSLEPVVYLVDDDLSVLRANRRLLRVEGWSVREFNSADEFLEIATAELLGCLILDYAMPDRSGLQLLQELRNRGFRIPAIMLTAHADWPLAVSAMKQGAIDFLAKPCPPDVLLSSVRAAVDRQLRTYQDDLETIQFRDRLKSLTPREHEVIKLVSTGMLNKQVATELGIVEKTVKVHRGRVMRKLELSSVAEMVQSLNRLRQFEDADLSELR, encoded by the coding sequence ATGAACGATTTGAGTCTGGAGCCGGTCGTGTATTTGGTTGACGACGACCTATCGGTGTTGCGTGCGAATCGGCGTTTGCTGCGCGTCGAAGGTTGGAGTGTTCGAGAGTTCAATTCGGCCGACGAGTTTCTTGAGATCGCTACTGCTGAACTGCTGGGCTGTCTGATTCTCGACTATGCCATGCCGGACCGATCTGGATTGCAGTTGCTCCAGGAGTTGCGCAATCGAGGTTTCAGAATACCTGCGATCATGCTAACAGCGCACGCGGATTGGCCGCTGGCTGTATCAGCGATGAAGCAGGGGGCAATCGACTTTCTGGCCAAGCCTTGCCCACCAGATGTTTTGCTGTCCAGCGTTCGTGCCGCCGTGGATCGTCAGCTGCGAACGTATCAGGACGATCTTGAGACGATTCAATTCCGAGACCGCTTAAAGTCGCTAACTCCACGCGAGCACGAAGTGATAAAGTTAGTTTCAACTGGAATGTTAAACAAACAGGTGGCGACGGAGCTTGGAATCGTTGAGAAAACAGTGAAGGTGCACCGAGGGCGAGTGATGCGAAAGCTCGAACTTTCCAGCGTCGCCGAGATGGTGCAATCCCTTAATCGGCTGCGGCAATTCGAAGACGCAGACTTGTCAGAACTGCGATAA
- a CDS encoding protein kinase domain-containing protein has product MPNHQPKTCFEKEVLANYLGEQLSESEEASIQQHLDDCPSCQQQLERVAADQTMWESLKRHVSLSSDISTETETYTRRQTLIEFLAPTDDPRMLGRLGNYEICGFIGQGSTGIVLKAFEPSLNRYVAIKVLSPVYSSNGAARKRFEREGRAVASVVHPNIVPIHAVDQFRGLPYIVMQYVPGLSLLQRLDKDGPIETEEVARVGLQVAKGLAAAHKVGIVHRDIKPANVILENTIERAMVTDFGLARVADDASMTRSGMIAGTPQYMSPEQARGEAIDARSDLFSLGSLMYAACTARPPFRAETIVGVIHRVCNTNPRPIREVNPKIEQWMCDFIDRLIAKEPNKRFQTADELSSLLALELAYLQNPTQTIKPTREWRDVENKVAPMGERQGASRRYSSATDRRLAPRRSQLRIRLKPVLQTVAALGGIVLLTAAFIPGVGDKVTSLFSPSNNAPLIAQFDSDGKEDDSATVVETTTKNGAEIIWTKHESDWSTDALVTYDQKWEKSFDVDSDGTLKLDIDQANVLVRPADNDGSVTVTMMRRVEAASLGKAKKIFDNYKPRMSVSDDGFELTCGSEEEDRPESVDRIVYRIAIPPKYNANVKLKSGDITIGELDGDVTTNTGFGATRIGHTKGNLKVVGRGGCVDITAGCQGGADVEGVNADVYAANIGESSQLRLSGGNVWIGECEGEIYAQTSGGDIKVQNVLGKVAGFALDGDVEVRLDKSPAAGCRFGTTGGELNMLISSKVAATVRTTERGLEGFEESSDEIGMTDPLYDRKLNGGGQVVHAKVDSGEFNFAVLELEEGASFSDESLGGSGVPDGLGGSGGLSSNTRYNFLAAREKFSAVPGAGKITNVALDRDGDMDGYSVYLPVSFDGNEDKYPVLISLGGSWNVGKTIDSVNNWGLSRLVRDESDLSNERNRLLLDSFIIVAPHIKKGQYSDHAETIQYIIDTVADQYRGDTDRVYLTGLSRGGHGTWGLASKMPETFAAVVPVAGSTDFVDSFEPIAETSVWIACNTGDGNYGETKAAIEKIEDLSDEKFLVVHDPDVSKTDYLNQRFVLTAPRRDHHDAWTELYTRNEFYKWLLQQTRDGSAPESVLDSGQGNEQEVTGDSVLPKSPGVFKTLKLFLPNPNEKGKLIVDINRGSIEVEGYDGKEVVVDILMTPPKFRTFDGDDPEMKTLFSPTYDLDVDRENNSIKFDTYNQDYALNLRIRVPREIDLSLDAYRDGYIEAKNVSGSIHAHSEHSDIRLLDISGSATAFSRNGNLTVSFLEVIDTAKLDFESYNGAIDLTLPEGIAATTAISSGTGSFRTSFDIVSIEEQDGPESILSKVKKNVDEYQFGEINGGGVPLRIENENGSVAVRKTAN; this is encoded by the coding sequence ATGCCCAATCATCAACCCAAAACCTGTTTCGAAAAAGAAGTTCTTGCCAACTATCTCGGCGAGCAACTTTCGGAATCTGAAGAAGCCTCCATTCAGCAACACCTCGACGACTGTCCCAGCTGCCAACAGCAACTCGAACGCGTCGCTGCCGATCAGACGATGTGGGAAAGCCTCAAACGACACGTTTCTCTCTCCTCCGACATCTCCACTGAAACAGAAACCTATACGCGACGCCAAACGCTGATCGAGTTTCTTGCTCCCACCGACGACCCACGCATGCTGGGTCGTCTTGGCAACTACGAGATCTGCGGCTTCATCGGACAGGGCAGCACGGGAATCGTACTCAAAGCCTTCGAACCGAGCCTCAATCGCTACGTCGCCATCAAGGTCCTTTCGCCGGTTTACTCGTCCAACGGAGCTGCCCGCAAACGATTTGAACGCGAAGGCCGGGCTGTCGCTTCGGTCGTACACCCCAACATCGTGCCGATCCACGCTGTCGATCAGTTCCGTGGCTTGCCCTACATCGTGATGCAATACGTCCCGGGCCTTTCGCTGCTGCAGCGGCTCGACAAAGACGGCCCCATTGAAACCGAAGAGGTCGCTCGGGTTGGTTTGCAGGTCGCCAAGGGGCTTGCCGCCGCTCACAAAGTCGGCATCGTGCACCGTGATATCAAACCGGCCAACGTGATCCTGGAGAACACCATCGAACGCGCCATGGTGACGGATTTTGGGTTGGCCCGCGTCGCCGACGACGCTTCAATGACTCGAAGTGGAATGATCGCGGGCACGCCACAGTACATGTCGCCCGAACAGGCTCGTGGCGAAGCGATCGATGCCCGATCAGATTTGTTCAGCTTGGGCAGTTTGATGTACGCCGCTTGTACTGCTCGGCCGCCGTTCCGCGCCGAAACGATCGTTGGCGTCATCCATCGAGTCTGCAACACGAACCCGCGTCCGATCCGCGAAGTCAATCCAAAGATCGAACAGTGGATGTGCGACTTCATCGATCGTCTGATCGCGAAGGAGCCGAACAAGCGTTTTCAAACTGCGGACGAACTTTCATCTTTGTTGGCTCTAGAGCTGGCCTATCTGCAGAACCCAACGCAGACGATCAAGCCCACTCGCGAGTGGCGCGATGTCGAGAACAAGGTTGCTCCAATGGGTGAGCGGCAAGGCGCTAGCCGCCGGTACTCTAGCGCAACGGACCGACGGCTAGCGCCTCGTCGCTCACAGCTTCGGATCCGGCTAAAGCCGGTACTACAAACCGTTGCCGCATTGGGAGGTATCGTCCTCCTCACCGCCGCCTTCATCCCCGGCGTCGGCGACAAAGTAACCTCTCTCTTCTCCCCATCCAACAACGCTCCGCTCATTGCTCAATTCGATAGCGATGGCAAGGAGGATGACTCCGCTACGGTCGTCGAGACGACAACCAAAAACGGCGCCGAAATCATCTGGACCAAACACGAATCCGACTGGAGTACCGACGCGCTGGTCACCTACGACCAGAAATGGGAGAAGAGCTTCGACGTTGACTCTGACGGAACGCTCAAGCTGGACATCGATCAAGCCAACGTGCTTGTTCGCCCTGCCGACAACGATGGTTCAGTCACGGTCACCATGATGCGACGAGTCGAAGCGGCCTCATTGGGAAAAGCCAAGAAGATTTTCGATAACTACAAGCCTCGAATGTCTGTTAGCGACGATGGATTCGAACTCACTTGCGGATCAGAGGAAGAGGATCGCCCTGAATCAGTCGACCGTATCGTCTACCGCATCGCGATTCCACCAAAGTACAACGCCAACGTCAAACTCAAATCGGGCGACATCACGATCGGAGAACTCGACGGCGACGTGACCACCAACACCGGGTTTGGAGCCACCAGGATTGGCCACACCAAGGGTAACCTGAAAGTCGTCGGTCGCGGCGGATGCGTCGACATCACGGCCGGTTGCCAGGGCGGTGCTGACGTCGAAGGCGTCAACGCAGATGTCTACGCAGCCAATATCGGCGAATCATCACAGCTTCGTCTCTCCGGAGGCAACGTGTGGATCGGTGAATGCGAAGGTGAAATCTACGCTCAAACTTCTGGTGGCGACATCAAAGTCCAAAACGTACTTGGCAAGGTCGCTGGCTTTGCACTCGATGGCGACGTAGAAGTTCGACTCGACAAATCACCTGCAGCCGGCTGTCGCTTCGGTACAACCGGCGGTGAGCTAAACATGTTGATCAGCAGCAAAGTGGCAGCAACCGTTCGCACGACTGAACGTGGCCTCGAAGGATTTGAAGAATCTTCGGATGAGATTGGCATGACAGATCCCTTGTATGATCGAAAACTCAATGGCGGCGGTCAAGTTGTCCACGCCAAGGTCGATAGCGGCGAATTCAACTTCGCGGTTCTGGAACTTGAGGAAGGAGCCAGCTTTAGTGACGAAAGTCTCGGAGGAAGCGGCGTTCCTGATGGTCTTGGCGGAAGCGGAGGACTGAGCAGCAACACTCGCTACAACTTCCTCGCCGCTCGTGAAAAATTTTCCGCCGTTCCTGGAGCCGGAAAGATCACCAACGTCGCCTTGGATCGTGATGGCGACATGGATGGGTATTCGGTCTACTTGCCGGTTTCGTTCGATGGCAACGAAGACAAATATCCCGTGCTGATTTCGCTGGGAGGATCATGGAACGTCGGCAAAACGATTGACAGCGTCAACAACTGGGGCCTGTCGCGTCTGGTTCGCGATGAAAGCGACCTGTCGAACGAGCGAAACAGATTGTTGCTCGATTCCTTCATCATTGTTGCTCCGCACATCAAGAAAGGTCAGTACTCGGATCACGCAGAAACGATCCAGTACATCATCGACACCGTTGCCGATCAATATCGCGGCGACACCGATCGCGTGTACCTGACGGGCCTGAGCCGCGGCGGTCATGGAACCTGGGGCCTTGCGTCGAAGATGCCTGAGACCTTCGCCGCAGTAGTTCCTGTTGCCGGCAGCACCGATTTCGTTGATAGCTTCGAACCGATCGCTGAGACGTCGGTTTGGATCGCCTGCAACACCGGCGACGGCAACTACGGCGAAACGAAGGCAGCCATCGAAAAGATCGAAGACCTCAGTGACGAAAAGTTCCTGGTTGTCCACGATCCCGACGTCAGCAAAACCGACTATCTGAACCAGCGTTTTGTGCTCACCGCTCCTCGTCGCGATCATCACGACGCCTGGACCGAACTTTACACGCGAAACGAGTTCTATAAGTGGCTGCTGCAGCAAACCAGGGACGGGTCAGCTCCTGAAAGTGTCCTTGATTCTGGTCAAGGAAACGAACAAGAGGTCACTGGTGACTCAGTTTTGCCAAAGTCCCCAGGTGTTTTCAAAACGTTGAAGCTGTTCCTTCCCAACCCAAACGAAAAAGGAAAACTCATTGTTGATATCAATCGTGGCTCTATCGAAGTAGAAGGCTACGACGGCAAGGAAGTCGTTGTCGATATCCTGATGACTCCGCCGAAATTTCGAACATTCGACGGCGACGATCCCGAAATGAAGACACTCTTCTCGCCAACTTACGACCTTGATGTTGACCGCGAGAATAACTCTATCAAGTTTGATACCTACAATCAGGATTACGCACTAAACCTTCGCATTAGAGTTCCACGCGAGATCGACTTGTCCCTGGACGCCTACCGCGACGGTTACATTGAAGCAAAGAATGTGTCCGGGTCGATTCACGCCCACAGTGAGCACAGCGATATCCGTTTGCTCGACATTTCTGGCTCAGCAACTGCATTCAGTCGCAACGGTAACCTGACAGTCAGCTTTCTCGAGGTTATCGATACTGCAAAGCTGGACTTTGAGTCCTACAACGGAGCAATTGACCTGACCTTGCCCGAAGGCATCGCAGCAACCACTGCGATCTCATCCGGAACAGGTTCCTTCCGCACGAGCTTCGATATCGTTTCCATCGAGGAACAAGACGGTCCTGAATCGATCCTCTCCAAAGTCAAAAAGAACGTCGACGAGTATCAATTTGGCGAGATCAATGGCGGTGGCGTTCCGCTGCGGATCGAAAATGAGAATGGCAGTGTCGCGGTTCGCAAGACTGCAAACTAA
- a CDS encoding RNA polymerase sigma factor produces MNEIPQTRASLLLRLGNESQNAWPEFLSIYESALYGFCRAKGLQDADARDVLQDVLTAVMKKLPDWDSDSSKGSFRGWLFRVARNIAIDEVKRKAKKVTASGDTQVGRMLAEVPGPNDPQDQSFETEYQRALLDWASSQVKNEVRENTWLSFRMTALEGQKAEQVAEALGVSVGTVYTAKCRVVARIRNVIAVMGEEFEMSLE; encoded by the coding sequence ATGAACGAAATTCCGCAAACTCGAGCCAGCCTTTTACTGCGGCTGGGAAATGAAAGCCAGAATGCCTGGCCGGAGTTTCTGTCAATTTATGAAAGTGCCCTGTACGGCTTCTGCCGCGCGAAAGGCCTTCAGGATGCGGATGCTCGGGATGTACTTCAGGACGTGCTGACGGCTGTGATGAAGAAACTTCCAGACTGGGATTCCGATTCCAGCAAAGGCAGTTTCCGCGGATGGCTGTTTCGCGTTGCCAGAAACATCGCGATCGATGAAGTGAAACGGAAAGCCAAAAAGGTGACGGCTTCCGGTGACACGCAAGTCGGTCGCATGCTGGCGGAAGTTCCCGGGCCGAACGATCCCCAAGATCAGTCGTTCGAGACAGAGTACCAGCGCGCGCTATTGGATTGGGCTTCCAGTCAGGTGAAGAACGAAGTTCGTGAAAACACCTGGTTGTCGTTCCGCATGACGGCTCTTGAAGGTCAAAAGGCGGAACAAGTCGCTGAAGCGTTAGGCGTGTCAGTCGGCACGGTGTACACCGCCAAGTGCCGAGTCGTCGCTCGGATTCGCAATGTGATTGCGGTGATGGGTGAAGAGTTTGAGATGTCGTTGGAGTGA
- a CDS encoding outer membrane protein assembly factor BamB family protein, which translates to MTTVEDEKLDSGSLTEKRNGKFKPLRVWPAIVLVLLIAALKIASFFVQMDAMAVMITLILGPLVLGLLVLIWWVTFSRASASEKALGFFGVVAAGVAVHFLIDPTMRGPGQILIGIPIGMLAFGIVAILMKNVLSMKRTIVMLLATLIGFSSIALFRNDGMWGSGQLGLDWRWNETPEEKMMAQRSATSGEAETFTDEQFEEWLSEPEWPGFRGPNGDGRYPGPDIATDWKANPLKLDWKIPVGPGWSSFAVAGNLLFTQEQHGEQETVVCYAADSGKEIWKQHINERFFDPLGGPGPRATPTIANGMLFAQSAMGDLQRLDPKTGELIWTKDLKELADREPPQWGFSSSPLVVGDIVVAYAGGADGKGTLGFDAETGELVWSAKSGNHSYATPQIVKFGDRESVAMLTNDGVHLINPATGDMLLDYEWPFGGYRATQPHVLDDGSMLLPTQELGTRRIELASVREGSESAPLTATEVWTAKRLKPDFNDFVIYEDHAYGFDGGVFLCVDMSNGKRKWKGGRYGKGQVLLLQNAGLLLVAAEDGKLALLKADPSSWQELSKFQALEGRTWNHPVVIGDRLYVRNSQEAACFILPTTE; encoded by the coding sequence ATGACGACTGTGGAAGATGAAAAGCTGGACTCAGGGAGTCTAACGGAAAAGCGCAACGGAAAGTTCAAGCCGTTGCGAGTATGGCCGGCGATTGTTTTGGTGTTGCTGATCGCGGCATTGAAAATCGCGTCCTTTTTCGTGCAAATGGACGCTATGGCTGTCATGATCACGCTGATTTTGGGGCCCTTGGTACTGGGGTTGCTGGTGCTCATCTGGTGGGTGACGTTTAGTCGTGCGTCGGCGTCGGAGAAAGCCTTGGGCTTCTTCGGTGTAGTTGCCGCCGGCGTGGCAGTTCACTTTTTGATCGATCCGACTATGCGTGGTCCCGGGCAAATTCTGATCGGCATCCCGATCGGCATGTTGGCTTTTGGGATCGTTGCCATCCTGATGAAAAATGTTCTCTCGATGAAGCGAACTATCGTGATGCTTCTCGCGACGCTGATTGGTTTTTCATCCATCGCCCTGTTCCGAAACGACGGCATGTGGGGCAGCGGCCAATTGGGACTCGACTGGCGTTGGAACGAGACCCCGGAAGAGAAAATGATGGCTCAGCGCAGTGCTACAAGTGGCGAAGCCGAAACTTTCACAGACGAACAATTTGAGGAATGGTTGTCTGAACCTGAATGGCCCGGCTTTCGTGGTCCCAACGGAGATGGTCGATATCCCGGGCCGGACATCGCCACGGACTGGAAAGCGAATCCGCTAAAGCTCGACTGGAAGATCCCGGTGGGGCCGGGTTGGTCTTCGTTTGCTGTCGCTGGCAATCTGCTGTTCACGCAAGAGCAACATGGCGAGCAAGAAACGGTTGTTTGCTACGCGGCCGATTCCGGAAAAGAGATCTGGAAACAGCATATCAATGAGAGGTTTTTCGATCCGCTTGGCGGGCCTGGTCCTCGAGCCACGCCAACGATCGCGAACGGTATGCTGTTCGCTCAATCCGCGATGGGTGACTTACAGCGACTGGACCCGAAAACAGGCGAGTTGATTTGGACGAAAGATCTCAAGGAGCTTGCAGATCGAGAGCCTCCTCAGTGGGGATTTTCTTCTTCTCCGCTGGTCGTCGGCGATATCGTGGTGGCCTACGCGGGCGGCGCCGACGGAAAAGGAACTCTGGGTTTCGACGCCGAAACAGGTGAACTGGTTTGGTCGGCCAAATCCGGAAACCATTCTTACGCCACGCCGCAGATTGTAAAGTTTGGCGATCGCGAAAGCGTGGCCATGCTGACCAACGACGGCGTACATTTGATCAATCCAGCAACAGGCGACATGCTGCTGGATTACGAATGGCCGTTCGGAGGATATCGCGCGACTCAGCCTCATGTGCTCGACGACGGTTCGATGCTGTTGCCGACTCAGGAGCTTGGTACACGTCGGATCGAGTTGGCTTCGGTTCGCGAAGGTTCCGAATCTGCGCCGCTGACGGCAACGGAAGTCTGGACGGCCAAACGACTCAAGCCGGACTTCAACGATTTCGTAATCTACGAAGATCACGCTTACGGTTTTGACGGCGGAGTTTTTCTGTGCGTTGACATGTCGAATGGCAAGCGAAAATGGAAAGGCGGACGCTACGGCAAAGGACAGGTTCTACTTTTGCAAAACGCGGGGCTACTGCTGGTCGCGGCTGAGGATGGCAAACTGGCGCTACTCAAAGCCGATCCATCATCATGGCAGGAGTTGTCAAAGTTCCAGGCGTTGGAAGGTCGAACCTGGAACCATCCGGTTGTAATTGGCGATCGCCTGTACGTTCGCAATTCACAGGAAGCAGCGTGTTTCATTCTGCCAACCACCGAATAA
- a CDS encoding sensor histidine kinase has protein sequence MAQESVPAITATNDGYLWLGTRSSLNRFDGVKFTDYGLNDGLPALGLSVLENDNAGGVWIGTGGSGLLHWPPGEVAQMTTKEGLLGNDVYSLASDSPDSVWIGTSKGLQHWTPLGLEEIQLSPEQSTDDEPGYNTIRALAIGPESEVWCSAHNQGLFRIVGNHSEKVSLPEKYSNAEATALLVDRQGVLWAPIGNGIVLRRENETWSELEKEDGVPFNIVTRIAESADGTIWLGSHSTGLYAWRNGRFDSVAGVGSSIRSMCVDANDVLWVGTESQGLFRVAKSRVEFFEVGTGTKVGVLKGLAEESDGTIWAATVGGSLHRGPLSDLQPVDDIPDVSMYPSVRAGLRDDRGFIWFACPQFVVRRDSPGSESRIFRTPDANLTSIVIRSDGTLFVGGRDGKLRRFVSSSFVTAASMDFGSPINCLAGQPDGHLWIGTAGNGIFRWREDGSKHFTTDQGLPVKMVNSILADAAGTTWIGTHGGGLAWLDTEGTIHGFDERDGLPSTVVSSIVENGKDELWLGTAHGIVRLLKSELHRWAQDKSQTPTVFTLNRDDGMPSADCTSGYSPAGLRTQDGLLLFSTPRHIVAVNPTDFSFQSDQPHIRIESMRVGDQTHEAPFPKDIEPGSTPIQFDFTALKTERPKGTRFSYRLRGASDQWREIGNRREVQFDGLAPGDYQFEVRSSNNLGSWGLPSETVNFHVSHFYWQTRWFQLLMLSLAFVVVAAVSATLARNRSMLRREKMESSKAHENAAVYQSQTVHLSRVATLEKLSTSFAHELSQPLSAILTNAESARRLTQRDPVDRAELLETLNDIVIDDQRASEIVQHMRTLLKKHPRTRERLDYQAVIAMAVKAVTAELKSQSIDLVFRPSPPTILGMGDSVQLEQVLINLILNAAHAIGEAKSESRLVTVISEQLGSELLITVADSGPGISPDRAEEVFKPFYSTREDGLGIGLSLCRAIVQAHDGRIWTQPNQPCGAKFMISIPPSIPLDGESQ, from the coding sequence TTGGCGCAAGAGTCGGTCCCGGCGATCACGGCAACCAATGATGGCTACTTGTGGTTGGGAACACGATCGAGCTTAAATCGTTTTGATGGCGTCAAGTTCACTGACTACGGTTTAAATGATGGTTTGCCGGCGCTGGGTCTGTCCGTGTTGGAAAATGACAATGCTGGTGGAGTTTGGATTGGCACAGGTGGCTCCGGCCTATTGCATTGGCCGCCCGGCGAAGTCGCTCAGATGACGACCAAAGAAGGCTTGCTGGGCAACGACGTCTACAGCCTCGCTTCAGATTCTCCTGACAGTGTCTGGATCGGGACTTCAAAAGGCCTGCAGCATTGGACTCCTCTGGGATTGGAGGAAATACAACTGTCGCCAGAACAGAGCACGGACGACGAACCGGGTTACAACACAATTCGCGCCCTCGCCATTGGACCGGAATCTGAAGTCTGGTGTTCCGCACACAATCAGGGCCTGTTCCGAATTGTTGGAAACCACAGCGAAAAAGTTTCGCTTCCTGAGAAGTACTCCAATGCGGAAGCAACGGCTTTGTTGGTCGATCGGCAAGGCGTACTGTGGGCTCCAATTGGCAACGGAATCGTTTTGCGTCGCGAGAATGAAACGTGGAGCGAACTAGAAAAAGAAGACGGCGTTCCTTTCAACATCGTCACCAGAATAGCCGAGTCAGCTGATGGCACAATTTGGCTGGGCTCACATTCAACCGGCCTGTACGCGTGGCGAAACGGACGCTTTGATTCGGTCGCCGGAGTTGGATCTTCCATTCGATCGATGTGTGTCGATGCCAACGATGTGTTATGGGTTGGCACCGAGTCTCAAGGACTGTTTCGTGTTGCAAAGTCGCGAGTTGAGTTTTTCGAAGTTGGCACAGGCACGAAAGTCGGCGTGCTGAAGGGGCTCGCGGAAGAATCTGACGGAACGATCTGGGCTGCGACAGTGGGAGGAAGTTTGCACCGTGGACCGCTGAGCGACCTGCAACCAGTGGACGACATTCCCGATGTCAGCATGTACCCCTCGGTTCGAGCCGGCTTGCGAGATGATCGAGGTTTCATCTGGTTTGCGTGTCCGCAGTTCGTCGTTCGTCGAGACTCGCCGGGCAGCGAGTCGAGAATCTTCCGCACGCCTGACGCCAATCTGACGTCAATTGTCATTCGATCCGACGGAACGCTATTTGTTGGCGGGAGAGATGGCAAGCTAAGACGATTTGTCAGCTCGAGCTTTGTGACGGCAGCCAGTATGGATTTCGGTTCCCCGATCAATTGTCTTGCAGGTCAACCAGATGGTCACTTATGGATCGGGACAGCAGGCAACGGCATTTTTCGCTGGCGAGAAGACGGATCGAAGCACTTTACAACAGACCAGGGATTGCCTGTCAAAATGGTGAATTCGATTTTGGCTGATGCGGCCGGAACGACGTGGATCGGAACCCACGGCGGTGGACTTGCATGGCTTGATACGGAAGGCACGATCCATGGCTTTGACGAACGTGACGGATTGCCAAGCACCGTGGTGAGTTCAATTGTTGAAAACGGCAAGGACGAACTTTGGCTTGGCACAGCCCATGGAATCGTTCGCCTGCTAAAGTCCGAGTTGCATCGTTGGGCCCAAGACAAAAGTCAAACTCCCACCGTTTTCACACTCAACCGGGATGACGGCATGCCGAGCGCCGACTGCACATCTGGCTATTCGCCGGCAGGTTTGCGTACTCAAGATGGCTTACTGTTGTTCTCTACTCCCCGGCATATTGTCGCGGTCAATCCTACAGATTTCTCGTTTCAATCTGACCAACCTCATATTCGAATTGAATCGATGAGGGTTGGTGATCAGACACATGAGGCTCCTTTTCCAAAGGACATCGAGCCGGGTTCAACGCCGATACAGTTTGATTTTACGGCACTCAAAACGGAACGCCCGAAGGGGACAAGATTCAGCTATCGCCTGAGAGGAGCGAGTGATCAATGGCGAGAAATTGGCAATCGTCGTGAGGTGCAATTCGATGGTCTGGCTCCTGGTGACTATCAATTTGAGGTGAGGTCATCCAACAATCTGGGTTCGTGGGGCTTGCCTTCCGAAACGGTGAACTTTCACGTATCGCACTTCTACTGGCAGACGCGGTGGTTCCAGCTTTTGATGTTAAGCCTCGCTTTCGTAGTCGTTGCTGCGGTCTCGGCGACCTTGGCACGAAATCGTTCGATGTTGCGGCGAGAAAAAATGGAGTCATCGAAGGCACACGAGAACGCGGCCGTTTATCAGAGCCAAACCGTTCATCTCTCTCGCGTCGCAACACTGGAGAAACTATCGACGTCTTTCGCACATGAGCTTAGCCAACCCTTATCAGCGATCTTGACCAATGCCGAATCGGCGCGTCGACTGACTCAGCGTGATCCCGTCGACCGCGCCGAGTTACTCGAAACGCTGAACGACATTGTCATTGACGACCAACGGGCCAGTGAGATTGTTCAGCACATGAGAACCCTGTTGAAGAAACACCCGCGGACGCGCGAACGGCTGGACTATCAGGCTGTTATCGCAATGGCTGTCAAAGCCGTGACAGCCGAATTGAAATCCCAATCGATTGATCTGGTGTTTCGCCCCAGTCCTCCTACGATCCTCGGTATGGGCGACAGTGTTCAACTGGAACAGGTCCTAATCAACCTTATTCTTAACGCCGCCCACGCGATCGGTGAAGCAAAGTCTGAGTCAAGGCTTGTGACGGTCATCAGCGAACAACTGGGTTCAGAATTACTGATTACCGTAGCCGATTCCGGGCCAGGGATTTCTCCGGACCGGGCAGAAGAAGTCTTCAAGCCATTTTACTCGACTCGGGAAGACGGATTGGGAATCGGGCTTTCTCTTTGCCGCGCGATCGTACAGGCTCATGACGGACGTATTTGGACTCAGCCAAATCAACCTTGCGGAGCCAAGTTTATGATTTCCATTCCGCCTTCCATTCCGCTCGACGGAGAGTCTCAATGA